From Chryseobacterium gallinarum, one genomic window encodes:
- a CDS encoding DUF4382 domain-containing protein, with protein MKNLFIIGSSICLLLLASCNDSDEKGTATVNVRLTDGPAMYDAVNIDIQRIEINSNGEWTALNFPKPGVYNLLNFKNGTDVVLGQAVLPEGNVSQMRMVLGPNNTLVVNGITHPLQTPSAQQSGLKFNWHQTLAANGAYNVWIDFDAGRSIVTTGNGAYILKPVIRTFSELTNGQIKGYVQPQAAKAVVHAIMASDTIATAIPNPDGFFMFSGLSQGSYTVSYDASNGTGYVDENSGPVSVTFGQITDLGTKTLHQ; from the coding sequence ATGAAGAATTTATTCATTATAGGAAGCAGTATTTGCTTACTATTGTTAGCGTCATGTAATGATTCTGATGAAAAAGGTACTGCTACAGTGAATGTAAGGCTTACCGATGGTCCTGCTATGTATGACGCTGTTAATATTGATATTCAAAGAATTGAAATCAACAGTAACGGAGAGTGGACCGCATTGAATTTTCCAAAGCCGGGAGTGTATAACCTCCTTAATTTTAAAAACGGAACCGATGTGGTTTTAGGACAGGCCGTACTCCCGGAAGGAAATGTTTCCCAGATGAGAATGGTGCTGGGACCTAATAACACTTTGGTTGTAAATGGAATAACTCACCCGCTGCAAACCCCATCTGCTCAACAGAGTGGATTGAAGTTTAACTGGCATCAGACACTTGCTGCGAACGGAGCCTATAATGTATGGATCGATTTTGATGCTGGTAGATCTATTGTTACAACAGGAAACGGTGCCTATATTTTAAAACCTGTGATCAGAACCTTTTCTGAACTTACCAATGGACAAATAAAAGGTTACGTTCAGCCGCAAGCTGCCAAAGCAGTGGTTCATGCCATAATGGCATCGGATACTATTGCCACGGCTATTCCGAATCCTGATGGATTTTTTATGTTTTCGGGGCTTTCTCAGGGAAGCTATACCGTTTCCTATGATGCGTCAAATGGTACAGGATACGTTGATGAAAACTCCGGACCTGTATCTGTAACTTTCGGACAGATCACTGATCTGGGTACAAAAACGTTACATCAATAA
- a CDS encoding SUF system Fe-S cluster assembly protein encodes MKFTDDQIADIGEEIISVLKTVYDPEIPVDIYELGLIYDVQISDDADVKIIMTLTTPNCPVAETLPQEVKDKVGEVEHVKSVDLELTFEPSWNKDMMSEEAKFELGML; translated from the coding sequence ATGAAATTTACAGACGATCAAATTGCTGACATTGGTGAGGAAATCATCAGCGTTCTAAAAACCGTATATGACCCCGAAATTCCGGTAGATATCTACGAACTAGGGCTGATTTATGATGTACAGATCTCCGATGATGCCGATGTAAAAATTATAATGACCCTTACCACTCCCAATTGTCCGGTAGCGGAAACACTTCCACAAGAAGTAAAAGATAAAGTAGGAGAAGTAGAACATGTAAAAAGTGTTGACCTCGAACTTACCTTTGAACCAAGCTGGAATAAGGATATGATGAGTGAAGAGGCAAAATTTGAATTGGGAATGCTATAA
- a CDS encoding 3'-5' exonuclease encodes MIQNIPLERVLFLDIETVPQAGSWSELSETDRYLWDKKTKFQRKEDVSAEEFYERAGIMAEFGKIICITIGMLEKNETLKIKSFYGHDEKKMLQEFGEIFNSPRLYNVILCAHNGKEFDFPWIARRYLINGMQPPAPFQMFGKKPWEIPHIDTMELWKFGDYKSFVSLELLAHVFGIPTPKDDIDGSMVSSIYYIEKDLQRIVDYCEKDVLTLANIFRRMRQEDLLKRNINLD; translated from the coding sequence ATGATCCAAAACATCCCCTTAGAAAGAGTTTTATTTCTTGATATTGAGACCGTTCCTCAAGCAGGCTCCTGGAGCGAGTTGTCTGAAACCGACCGGTACCTCTGGGATAAAAAAACAAAGTTTCAGAGGAAAGAAGATGTTTCTGCAGAGGAATTTTATGAAAGAGCCGGCATAATGGCCGAGTTTGGAAAGATTATCTGTATTACCATAGGAATGCTTGAAAAAAATGAGACTTTAAAGATTAAAAGCTTTTATGGTCACGATGAGAAAAAAATGCTTCAGGAATTTGGAGAAATCTTCAACAGCCCTAGACTTTATAATGTGATCCTTTGTGCCCACAACGGAAAAGAATTTGATTTCCCGTGGATTGCCCGGCGCTATCTCATCAATGGAATGCAACCACCGGCACCGTTTCAGATGTTTGGAAAGAAACCCTGGGAAATTCCCCACATCGATACGATGGAACTATGGAAGTTCGGGGATTATAAAAGTTTTGTATCATTAGAATTACTGGCTCATGTCTTTGGTATTCCCACTCCGAAGGATGATATTGACGGCTCAATGGTTTCATCAATTTACTACATAGAAAAAGACTTGCAGCGAATTGTAGACTATTGTGAAAAAGATGTCTTAACTTTGGCAAATATTTTCCGGCGTATGCGCCAGGAAGATTTGTTGAAAAGGAATATCAATCTAGATTAA